From the Amycolatopsis thermoflava N1165 genome, one window contains:
- a CDS encoding PTS glucose transporter subunit IIA, translating into MSVTVLSPVPGRVTPMSEVPDPVFAQSMVGPGVAVLPAGGRQDALSPVDGTVVTLHPHAFVVATAGGQGVLVHLGIDTVQQKGEGFTLHVVKGESVRAGQPLISWDPDAVAAAGYSPVVPVVALDADAEALSGVLTGRPIDAGEQLFTWD; encoded by the coding sequence GTGAGCGTGACCGTGCTGAGCCCGGTGCCGGGCCGGGTCACGCCCATGTCCGAGGTGCCGGACCCGGTGTTCGCGCAGTCGATGGTCGGCCCCGGGGTCGCGGTGCTGCCCGCGGGCGGGCGGCAGGACGCGCTCAGCCCGGTCGACGGGACGGTGGTGACGCTGCACCCGCACGCGTTCGTCGTCGCCACCGCGGGTGGTCAGGGCGTGCTGGTGCACCTGGGCATCGACACGGTGCAGCAGAAGGGCGAGGGTTTCACGCTGCACGTCGTCAAGGGCGAATCGGTGCGCGCCGGGCAGCCGCTGATCAGCTGGGACCCGGACGCGGTCGCCGCGGCGGGGTACTCACCGGTGGTGCCGGTGGTGGCGCTCGACGCGGACGCCGAGGCACTGTCCGGAGTGCTCACCGGCCGCCCCATCGACGCCGGCGAGCAGCTCTTCACCTGGGATTAG
- a CDS encoding GntR family transcriptional regulator yields MAQTATTADRVVDGPTPKHAQLREILRRSIERELPPGSPIPSERELAERYRVSRLTVRSAIGKLVEEGLLTRARGKGTFTATRRMELQLYLMSFTDDMRRRGLTPATELLHCALETPPAETAGALGLGVREQAYRLVRRRRADGTPLAVERGWYHPGRVPGLPDLDLTSSLYEQLAQRYDLRLDHARQTVWSEAADRETARLLGIRAGDPLLVFRRVSSASGVPVEDMTSWYRGDRYEVSMQLDRTVPAEHGGNP; encoded by the coding sequence ATGGCGCAGACCGCGACCACCGCCGACCGCGTGGTGGACGGGCCGACGCCGAAACACGCGCAGCTGCGCGAGATCCTGCGGCGCTCGATCGAGCGCGAGCTGCCGCCGGGGTCGCCGATCCCGTCGGAGCGCGAGCTGGCCGAGCGCTACCGGGTGTCCCGGCTGACGGTCCGCTCCGCGATCGGCAAGCTCGTCGAGGAAGGCCTGCTCACCAGGGCCCGCGGGAAGGGCACCTTCACCGCGACCCGGCGCATGGAGCTGCAGCTGTACCTGATGTCGTTCACCGACGACATGCGCCGCCGCGGGCTGACGCCGGCCACCGAGCTGCTGCACTGCGCGCTGGAGACCCCGCCCGCGGAGACCGCGGGCGCGCTGGGGCTGGGCGTGCGTGAGCAGGCGTACCGTCTGGTGCGCCGTCGCCGCGCGGACGGCACCCCGCTGGCCGTCGAGCGCGGCTGGTACCACCCCGGCCGCGTGCCCGGGCTGCCGGATCTGGACCTGACCTCCTCGCTGTACGAGCAACTCGCGCAGCGCTACGACCTCCGCTTGGACCACGCCCGCCAGACGGTGTGGTCGGAAGCGGCGGACCGGGAGACGGCGCGGCTGCTCGGCATCCGCGCCGGCGACCCGCTCCTGGTCTTCCGCCGGGTCTCCAGCGCGTCCGGAGTCCCCGTGGAGGACATGACCTCGTGGTACCGGGGCGACCGGTACGAGGTGTCCATGCAACTCGATCGCACAGTCCCCGCCGAACACGGAGGTAACCCGTGA
- a CDS encoding sigma-70 family RNA polymerase sigma factor, with translation MTDGAEDQLMRALHDDHAAALWSYALRLTGGDRARAEDVVQETLLRAWKHPRVLDQTQGSARAWLFTVARRIAIDDWRSAAHRSEVTTDSPPELVTPDDTDRALQGWLVAEALKELSAAHREVLLLCYFQGFSVADAAARLGISAGTVKSRTHYALRALKLALEEKGVTR, from the coding sequence GTGACCGACGGCGCGGAAGACCAGTTGATGCGGGCGCTGCACGACGACCACGCGGCCGCGCTCTGGTCCTACGCGCTGCGGCTGACCGGCGGTGACCGGGCCCGCGCCGAGGACGTGGTGCAGGAGACGCTGCTGCGGGCGTGGAAGCACCCGCGGGTGCTGGACCAGACACAGGGCTCGGCGCGGGCGTGGCTGTTCACGGTGGCGCGGCGGATCGCGATCGACGACTGGCGGTCGGCCGCGCACCGCTCCGAGGTGACCACCGATTCGCCGCCCGAGCTGGTCACGCCGGACGACACCGACCGGGCGTTGCAGGGCTGGCTGGTGGCGGAGGCGTTGAAGGAGTTGTCCGCGGCGCACCGCGAGGTGCTGCTGCTGTGTTACTTCCAGGGCTTCTCGGTCGCCGACGCGGCCGCGCGGCTGGGGATTTCCGCCGGGACCGTGAAGTCCCGGACGCACTACGCGCTGCGGGCGTTGAAGCTCGCGCTGGAGGAGAAGGGGGTGACCCGGTGA
- a CDS encoding PTS transporter subunit EIIC: MAGLQRFGRSLMLPIATLPAAGLLSRLGQDDLLGKDGLGWDKVAAVLAAAGGGLFDWLPLLFAVGIAVGFARKGDGSTGVAAAVGFVVFNKVVQVFAPISDLEGFKEGWYLQPIKWPYSVLGGIVVGLVTAVLWQRFHRVKLPPYLAFFGGRRFVPIINSVVLLLIGVVFGLIFPAVDNAMQWLGDAVTGNDVAGGGIYGLLNRLLLPIGLHQLINVPVWFIFDGGDITNFFNGDSNAGAFTTGFFPIFMFALPAAALAIWQTARPGQRKVVGGIMIAGAVTSFLTGVTEPIEFAFMFVAWPLYLIHAVLTGLSLAICNALDIHLGFSFSAGFIDFALNSSAPAANRAWLLIPIGLVYAMIYYFLFRWVITKWNLRTPGREDDAEQPAADAATPSK; the protein is encoded by the coding sequence ATGGCGGGGCTGCAGCGCTTCGGCCGCAGCCTCATGCTCCCCATCGCCACCCTGCCCGCCGCAGGCCTGCTGAGCCGTCTCGGGCAGGACGACCTGCTCGGCAAGGACGGTCTCGGCTGGGACAAGGTCGCCGCCGTGCTCGCCGCGGCGGGCGGTGGCCTGTTCGACTGGCTGCCGCTGCTGTTCGCGGTCGGCATCGCCGTCGGCTTCGCGCGCAAGGGCGACGGCTCCACCGGTGTCGCCGCCGCCGTCGGGTTCGTGGTGTTCAACAAGGTCGTGCAGGTGTTCGCGCCGATCAGCGACCTGGAGGGCTTCAAGGAGGGCTGGTACCTGCAGCCCATCAAGTGGCCCTACAGCGTGCTGGGCGGCATCGTGGTCGGCCTGGTCACCGCCGTGCTGTGGCAGCGTTTCCACCGCGTGAAGCTGCCGCCGTACCTGGCGTTCTTCGGCGGCCGCCGGTTCGTGCCGATCATCAACTCCGTGGTGCTGCTGCTGATCGGTGTCGTGTTCGGCCTGATCTTCCCGGCCGTGGACAACGCGATGCAGTGGCTCGGTGACGCGGTGACCGGCAACGACGTCGCCGGCGGCGGGATCTACGGCCTGCTCAACCGCCTGCTGCTGCCGATCGGCCTGCACCAGCTGATCAACGTGCCGGTGTGGTTCATCTTCGACGGCGGCGACATCACCAACTTCTTCAACGGCGACTCCAACGCCGGCGCGTTCACCACCGGCTTCTTCCCGATCTTCATGTTCGCGCTGCCCGCCGCCGCGCTGGCGATCTGGCAGACGGCGCGGCCGGGTCAGCGCAAGGTCGTCGGCGGCATCATGATCGCCGGTGCGGTCACCTCGTTCCTGACCGGCGTGACCGAGCCGATCGAATTCGCGTTCATGTTCGTCGCATGGCCGCTGTACCTGATCCACGCGGTGCTGACCGGCCTGTCACTGGCCATCTGCAACGCCCTGGACATCCACCTCGGGTTCTCGTTCTCGGCGGGGTTCATCGACTTCGCGCTCAACTCGTCGGCGCCCGCGGCGAACCGGGCGTGGCTGCTGATCCCGATCGGCCTGGTGTACGCGATGATCTACTACTTCCTGTTCCGGTGGGTGATCACGAAGTGGAACCTGCGCACGCCGGGCCGGGAGGACGACGCCGAGCAGCCGGCCGCCGACGCCGCCACGCCCAGCAAGTGA
- a CDS encoding Rieske (2Fe-2S) protein — protein sequence MTAHSPTRRTVLTTGVAVAGAAAGTVVLAACGSDSGTSGSSQNTGSATAAPSGTTVAALNDVPVGQAKSVTVDGKPAILARPTETTAACFSAVCPHQGATVAPEGDAIKCPLHGSQFDTLTGALEKGPADTGLTPIPVKVEGQNVVTA from the coding sequence ATGACTGCTCACTCACCCACCCGCCGCACCGTCCTGACGACCGGGGTCGCCGTGGCAGGCGCCGCCGCGGGCACCGTGGTCCTGGCCGCCTGCGGCAGCGACAGCGGCACGTCCGGAAGCAGCCAGAACACCGGCTCGGCCACGGCCGCCCCGTCCGGCACCACCGTCGCGGCGCTGAACGACGTCCCGGTCGGCCAGGCGAAGTCCGTCACGGTCGACGGCAAGCCCGCGATCCTGGCCCGGCCCACCGAGACCACCGCCGCCTGCTTCAGCGCCGTGTGCCCGCACCAGGGCGCGACGGTGGCTCCCGAGGGCGACGCCATCAAGTGCCCGCTGCACGGCTCGCAGTTCGACACCCTCACCGGCGCGCTGGAGAAGGGCCCCGCGGACACCGGCCTCACGCCCATCCCGGTCAAGGTCGAGGGCCAGAACGTCGTGACCGCCTAA
- a CDS encoding anti-sigma factor family protein: protein MTEPDEFVTYDAAYVLGALSPEDRAAYEEHLRGCAQCSAAVAELAGLPGLLSQVTPDMVEGEPPPDRLLPALLRGVRRARRRRVLTTFGVAVAAAAAVLAAMFVPQSDGGGGTAMTPLGAYPVQATAAVASVSGGGSRVDMSCSYRGAYEGAGYLLVAIRSDGTEAPLATWNATPDRDARISVGTDLPPEEIKALEIRTTSGVPLLRWHP from the coding sequence GTGACCGAGCCCGACGAGTTCGTGACCTACGACGCGGCGTACGTGCTGGGCGCCCTGTCCCCGGAGGACCGTGCGGCATACGAGGAGCACCTGCGCGGCTGTGCGCAGTGTTCCGCGGCGGTGGCCGAACTGGCCGGCCTGCCTGGGCTGTTGTCGCAGGTGACGCCGGACATGGTCGAGGGGGAGCCGCCACCGGACCGGTTGTTGCCGGCGTTGCTGCGCGGAGTGCGCCGCGCCCGGCGGCGGCGGGTGCTGACGACGTTCGGGGTGGCGGTGGCCGCGGCGGCGGCGGTGCTGGCGGCGATGTTCGTGCCCCAGTCCGACGGCGGTGGCGGGACGGCCATGACCCCGCTGGGGGCGTACCCGGTCCAGGCGACGGCCGCGGTGGCGTCGGTGTCCGGCGGCGGCAGCCGGGTCGACATGTCGTGCAGCTACCGGGGCGCCTACGAGGGCGCGGGGTACCTGCTGGTGGCCATCCGGTCGGACGGAACGGAGGCCCCACTGGCGACGTGGAACGCCACCCCCGACCGGGACGCCCGCATCTCGGTCGGCACGGACCTGCCGCCGGAGGAGATCAAGGCGCTGGAGATCCGGACGACGAGCGGGGTGCCGCTGCTGCGGTGGCACCCGTGA
- a CDS encoding glucose PTS transporter subunit EIIB — protein sequence MLRYPGRCQPPLRVRVRQAEKEAAVADDRPEKILAALGGADNVVEIEGCITRLRCELEDGSLVDEAALKAAGAHGVMKMGSVVQVVVGPEADTIASDIQDLM from the coding sequence ATGCTCCGCTACCCGGGCAGGTGTCAACCACCGTTACGGGTTCGTGTTCGGCAAGCAGAGAAGGAGGCCGCCGTGGCGGACGACAGGCCGGAAAAGATCCTCGCGGCACTGGGCGGCGCGGACAACGTCGTCGAGATCGAAGGCTGCATCACGCGGCTGCGGTGCGAGCTCGAGGACGGGTCGCTGGTGGACGAGGCCGCGCTGAAGGCGGCAGGCGCGCACGGCGTGATGAAGATGGGGTCGGTGGTGCAGGTCGTCGTCGGCCCGGAGGCGGACACGATCGCGAGCGACATCCAGGACCTGATGTGA